The following are encoded in a window of Psilocybe cubensis strain MGC-MH-2018 chromosome 4, whole genome shotgun sequence genomic DNA:
- a CDS encoding Thymocyte nuclear protein 1 codes for MSPTSPSASARYWLLKAEPDTRIVKGKDVKFSVDDFERVKTSPWEGVRNYEARNLMREMKEGDKALFYHSNCKVPGIAAFAQVSKEAYPDYTAWDSSHPYFDPVSQSRSSSLIQKSELTFPSSISQKSDSEDPKWFMVDLTFTSRAPHFVPLALLRKIADLAPSQGIPEEVGYLGEAGVASIKNMDLVTRGRLSVQRVEEGAWKAINELASRGGWEEMDLRPGKKLEKAKDGEPKAKSSLKEKAKPKPRKKASETKEDNSMSNDTKTRVDGDKEKPLGKATDEKRKVPAKRKREAKAEPDSEVANERDGLRRSTRARK; via the exons ATGTCTCCGACATCCCCTAGCGCATCAGCACGATATTGGCTTTTGAAAGCCGAGCCGGACACCCGCATCGTTAAGGGAAAAGATGTCAAA TTCAGTGTCGATGACTTTGAACGCGTCAAAACATCGCCCTGGGAAGGTGTACGGAATTACGAGGCGCGAAATCTGATGAGAGAGATGAAAGAAGGAGATAAA GCTCTGTTTTATCACTCCAACTGCAAAGTGCCAG GCATCGCCGCTTTTGCACAG GTTTCCAAAGAAGCCTATCCAGACT ACACTGCTTGGGATTC ATCACACCCGTACTTTGACCCTGTAAGCCAATCGCGCTCATCTTCCCTCATCCAGAAATCAGAACTCACGTTTCCATCATCCATTTCCCAGAAATCAGATTCCGAAGATCCCAAATGGTTCATGGTGGATCTAACCTTCACATCTCGCGCACCGCACTTCGTGCCACTTGCGCTTCTTCGAAAGATTGCAGACCTGGCGCCCTCGCAGGGTATTCCGGAGGAGGTCGGTTATCTGGGTGAAGCTGGGGTTGCTTCAATTAAAA ACATGGATCTGGTAACACGGGGGCGTCTGAGTGTGCAGCGTGTCGAAGAAGGAGCGTGGAAAGCTATCAACGAGCTGGCAAGCCGCGGAGGATGGGAGGAGATGGATCTTCGACCAGGAAAGAAACTCGAGAAGGCCAAAGATGGAGAACCAAAAGCGAAGTCAAGCCTTAAAGAGAAAGCGAAGCCTAAACCTAGAAAAAAGGCGTCAGAAACTAAGGAGGACAATAGCATGTCAAATGATACCAAGACTCGGGTAGACGGCGACAAGGAAAAGCCTCTTGGGAAAGCCACTGATGAGAAGAGAAAGGTTCCAGCCAAACGAAAACGCGAGGCTAAAGCTGAACCTGACTCTGAGGTGGCAAATGAACGTGATGGCTTGAGGCGATCTACACGAGCCAGGAAATAG
- a CDS encoding GPI ethanolamine phosphate transferase 1, producing the protein MTPKVSPAYTPGSPNYNVAKLLLIGLAFHLVYIGSVFDCYFKSPVVNGMNNYGYQTSAAAKRLVLIVGDGLRADLLFSLNAFRDIAESPKVVAPYLRSIAETRGAFGISHTRVPTESRPGHVAIIGKFIRSGMYEDVSAVTKGWKTNPVDFDSVFNQSSSTYSFGSPDILPMFAKGATPGKVKAWSYDEEEEDFTKDATALDIWVLDQMKILFANATANSSLSSELHSDKIVFFLHLLGLDTTGHSYRPHSKEYMKNIQVVDSIVRETEKLVNDFYGDEDTAFIFTADHGMSVIGNHGDGHPDNTRTPLIAWGRGIRGPLPDSKISSHDVYSKPWNLGHLFRRDVEQADIAALMAALLGINWPVNSVGVLPDVDAQSPGYLNPSILGEEAIARTALTNAKPLSNVTTTEDTPQIFNINLLIAEKQWDAARRASFDLIQQSLLGLHYLQTYDRLMIRAFVTAAYLGWAAYASLFLFRPLDYTTSVLKPSNQDIRKALNAGSWTILAAFWLSFSVQRSPWSFYVYITFPCYFWNQFLSQVVTTSGILINFNWRKGALVLVNSSLVVVALFGMVVGYTHRSVWSIGFGILGLAWPLSWNPDVRAAHWRSLTFWTVSCLATSVFPLLSVDKSESLVTIMIGGSAVIMTGSFATWQILLSVKEQKTRKSLLRIFFNNKVILVCITMSITASSVRELQAKRGLPFLNQSAGWIILVTSSVFPFMVRTKVHTKYSKILMYFLGFGPCFVILSISVEGLFFVAYSAVLVAWIQVEKAVRLSHSGHADSISANSKGQDASKDRTGKTNLAQAAVAHKFQMDDLRIALFFLFFVQVGFFGTGKLCILRSFYLAPVYRLIPIFNPFYMSSLLVFKIIAPYIMLSVSFAVLNDSLNLPPFSLLLVALTITDG; encoded by the exons ATGACACCTAAAGTGTCCCCGGCCTATACCCCAGGTTCACCCAACTACAATGTTGCCAAATTGCTTCTCATTGGACTCGCCTTTCACCTCGTTTATATCGGCTCGGTTTTTGACTGCTACTTCAAGAGTccagttgtaaatggcaTGAATAATTATGGTTATCAGACAAGTGCAGCTGCAAAACGGCTTGTTCTCATTGTTG GCGACGGACTTCGTGCAGACTTGTTGTTCTCTTTGAACGCTTTTCGGGACATTGCCGAATCGCCCAAAGTCGTAGCGCCTTACTTGAGGTCTATAGCAGAAACCAGAGGCGCATTCGGAATATCGCACACTCGCGTGCCAACGGAAAGTCGTCCGGGCCACGTCGCGATTATAGGTAAGTTTATTCGAA GTGGAATGTATGAAGACGTATCTGCCGTGACGAAG GGATGGAAGACAAATCCG GTAGACTTTGATTCAGTGTTTAATCAGTCATCTTCCACCTATTCATTTGGGTCACCGGATATCTTGCCCATGTTTGCCAAAGGTGCTACACCCGGTAAAGTCAAAGCTTGGAgctatgatgaagaggaagaggatttCACAAAAG ATGCAACTGCTTTGGACATCTGGGTTCTTGACCAAATGAAGATACTTTTTGCAAACGCCACCGCTAACTCCTCGTTATCGAGCGAATTGCACTCCGACAAGATTGTATTTTTTCTGCATCTGCTTGGCTTGGACACGACAGGACATTCGTATCGACCTCATTCCAAAGAATACATGAAGAACATCCAAGTAGTCGACAGCATAGTGCGCGAAACTGAGAAGCTTGTCAATGACTTTTATGGGGATGAAGACACGGCCTTTATCTTCACTGCTGACCATGGTATGTCCGTAATTGGGAATCACGGTGACGGTC ATCCGGACAATACACGGACGCCTTTGATTGCTTGGGGTAGAGGCATACGAGGGCCTCTTCCGGACAGCAAAATATCGTCTCATGACGTTTACTCGAAACCATGGAATCTCGGCCACTTATTTCGTCGGGATGTAGAGCAAGCAGATATCGCGGCACTTATGGCAGCTCTTCTCGGGATAAACTGGCCCGTCAACTCTGTGGGAGTCCTGCCTGATGTGGATGCTCAATCTCCTGGCTATCTGAATCCTTCGATTCTTGGAGAAGAAGCCATCGCAAGAACTGCTCTGACAAATGCAAAG CCATTGTCAAATGTTACTACCACGGAGGATACACCTCAAATCTTTAACATAAACCTCCTCATCGCCGAAAAACAATGGGATGCTGCTCGACGAGCTTCCTTCGACCTTATTCAACAGAGTTTACTTGGGCTCCACTACTTGCAAACCTATGATCGCCTCATGATTAGAGCGTTCGTCACCGCTGCTTACCTTGGTTGGGCCGCATATGCGTCACTGTTTCTTTTCCGACCTTTGGATTACACAACATCGGTACTCAAACCTTCTAACCAGGACATTCGAAAGGCGCTTAACGCAGGAAGTTGGACGATATTGGCGGCATTTTGGCTATCATTTTCTGTCCAAAGGTCGCCCTGGAGTTTCTATGTCTACATAACATTCCCGTGCTACTTCTGGAATCAGTTCTTGTCACAGGTCGTTACCACGTCCGGCATTTTAATTAACTTCAACTGGAGGAAAGGGGCCCTTGTTCTCGTCAATTCATCCTTGGTTGTGGTTGCTTTATTTGGCATGGTT GTTGGTTATACCCATAGATCTGTTTGGAGCATTGGATTTGGCATCCTTGGTCTGGCCTGGCCTCTTTCCTGGAACCCTGACGTTCGTGCAGCCCACTGGAGAAGTCTGACCTTTTGGACTGTCTCTTGCTTAGCAACCTCCGTCTTTCCACTTCTTTCCGTTGATAAAAGTGAAAGTCTGGTAACAAT TATGATCGGAGGGTCTGCAGTCATTATGACAGGCTCATTTGCGACGTGGCAAATATTGCTTTCTGTTAAGGAACAAAAGACAAGAAAGAGCCTACTGCGCATATTC TTTAACAATAAGGTTATCTTGGTATGCATCACAATGAGTATCACGGCATCTTCAGTACGCGAATTGCAAGCTAAGAGGGGACTCCCGTTTCTAAACCAGTCTGCTGGATGGATTATTCTAG TTACATCGTCTGTGTTTCCCTTCATGGTCAGGACTAAAGTCCATACGAAGTACTCCAAGATCTTAATGTATTTTCTTGGATTTGGGCCATGCTTTGTGATCCTGTCGATCAGTGTTGAAGGTCTCTTTTTTGTGGCATACTCCGCAGTATTGGTTGCTTGGATTCAGGTTGAAAAGGCGGTGCGACTGAGCCATAGTGGCCATGCTGATTCGATATCGGCAAATTCGAAAGGCCAGGATGCTTCCAAGGATAGAACAGGCAAAACCAATTTGGCACAAGCTGCCGTTGCTCATAAGTTCCAAATGGATGATTTACGCATTGCTCtgttctttttgttttttgtccAGGTCGGTTTCTTTGGGACTGGCAA ATTGTGTATCCTCAGGTCTTTCTATCTCGCGCCTGTCTATCGACTAATTCCTATCTTTAATCCATTTTATATGTCGAGCTTATTG GTCTTCAAAATAATTGCACCGTACATCATGCTATCGGTCTCATTTGCAGTCCTTAACGACTCTCTAaaccttccaccattttcTCTGCTCTTGGTCGCACTTACCATCACCGACGGTTAG
- a CDS encoding hypothetical protein (Uncharacterized protein L905), with product MALPDLKRKRTQSLSKSERTLEVCLKDGSALVITANKRPRLLRIEIPSNLNSGLVSSETNNGEDHDDMHSLFSSSDSGSLFNDLLDEERYSSPRISIDLDEDKLMAHRNGPPIQGLYFDPSVILPVELADEVVSFCMKTYFTSPADNQVMLFGRFLPPKETLASSSSGLPPILLELLDQISSLLRPVVPPDTYDVLFPACPTRARQAIINLYQPGEGITPHVDLLGRYGDGIIGVSFSSGSVMRFDKVDPQQNDSCTRWDLYLPERSLIVLSEDARYCWTHGIDKKRRDFVATASASESLEPAGTWIDRRTRMSVTFRWLLPDADVVGDG from the exons ATG GCACTACCTGATCTCAAACGGAAACGGACCCAAAGTCTTTCCAAATCAGAGCGCACTCTGGAAGTGTGTCTGAAAGACGGTTCAGCCCTTGTTATAACTGCAAATAAACGGCCACGGCTACTGCGAATCGAAATACCCTCGAACTTAAATTCAGGACTTGTCTCGTCGGAGACCAACAATGGAGAAGACCACGATGATATGCATTCTCTGTTTTCTAGCTCCGATTCCGGTTCATTATTTAACGACTTATTAGACGAAGAACGATATTCTTCACCGCGTATCTCTATCGATTTGGATGAAGATAAATTAATGGCACACAGAAATGGCCCGCCAATTCAAGGTCTTTACTTTGATCCCTCGGTCATTCTTCCCGTGGAGCTCGCCGACGAGGTCGTGTCTTTCTGTATGAAGACATATTTCACATCACCTGCAGATAACCAGGTGATGCTTTTTGGGCGCTTTCTGCCTCCGAAGGAGACCCTGGCATCCAGTAGTTCAGGTCTTCCTCCTATTTTATTGGAGCTTTTGGACCAGATATCCTCGTTGCTTCGACCTGTCGTACCTCCTGATACCTACGATGTCCTATTCCCAGCTTGCCCAACAAGAGCCCGACAAGCTATTATAAATTTGTATCAGCCAGGGGAGGGCATAACTCCTCACGTTGACCTCCTCGGGCGGTATGGCGATGGAATTATTGGAGTCAGCTTTTCAAGCGGCTCAGTCATGCGTTTCGACAAAGTTGATCCCCAACAAAACGACTCTTGCACACGTTGGGATCTTTATCTGCCTGAAAGAAGTCTGATTGTTCTCTCCGAAGATGCGCGGTATTGCTGGACGCATGGAATTGATAAGAAACGGAGGGATTTTGTTGCTACCGCCTCCGCTTCAGAGAGTCTAGAGCCTGCCGGCACCTGGATCGACCGCAGAACTCGGATGAGTGTTACCTTTAGGTGGCTACTCCCCGATGCTGACGTTGTTGGCGATGGTTAG
- a CDS encoding Acyl-coenzyme A thioesterase 13, producing MATPTSQNGAIDTSKIAGNGSDEIKQLLGDIGEFFHSRRAPGMTTSGFGEAIQKRLRLTEISFNKKAEEERKMEARVVMETEVHEDMLNGGGNIHGGCSAFLVDTCSSLALLAMVKETQGVLVATVSQSLNLVYHSPAQLGDTLRIVNTTLTVGARAHSVRTEIWNVTHHRLVVSGTHVKMVPSLPKPKSNL from the exons ATGGCGACACCCACATCTCAAAATGGTGCTATTGACACATCCAAAATCGCCGGCAACGGCTCTGACGAAATCAAGCAGCTCCTGGGCGACATTGGAGAATTTTTCCATAGCCGACGTGCACCTGGGATGACCACCTCGGGATTTGGAGAAGCCATCCAAAAACGACTTAGACTCACAGAAATATCTTTCAACAAGAAAGCagaggaggaaagaaaaatggaGGCGAGGGTGGTGATGGAAACTGAAGTCCATGAAG ATATGCTCAACGGTGGTGGAAACATCCATGGAGGTTGCTCAGCATTTCTAGTTGATAC ATGCTCTTCCCTCGCACTCCTCGCTATGGTTAAAGAAACTCAAGGAGTTCTTGTTGCCACTGTATCCCAGTCATTGAACCTTGTATACCACTCGCCTGCACAACT AGGAGACACTTTGCGGATCGTTAATACCACTCTCACTGTTGGCGCCAGAGCGCATTCTGTACGGACGGAA ATCTGGAATGTAACACATCATCGACTAGTTGTTTCGGGAACCCATGTGAAAATGGTTCCATCTCTTCCTAAACCCAAATCCAACCTATGA